A portion of the Juglans microcarpa x Juglans regia isolate MS1-56 chromosome 1D, Jm3101_v1.0, whole genome shotgun sequence genome contains these proteins:
- the LOC121256668 gene encoding uncharacterized membrane protein At1g16860-like — MGSRFPSHQLSNGLYVSGRPEQPKERTPTMSSTAMPYTGGDIKKSGELGKMFDIPMDGSKSRKSGQLNNAPSRTGSFGGAATHSGPITSSTATRAGYTSGPVSSGMSGSTSMKKSNSGPLNKHGDPLKKSSGPQSGGVTRQNSGPIPPVLPATGLITSGPISSGPLNSSGAPRKVSGPLDSMGSIKIHGSSVAHNPAVTTLGQDDEYSFRRNFPKPILWSVILIFVMGFIAGGFILGAVHNAILLIVVTILFGTVAALFIWNTCWGRRAITGFISRHPDAELRTAKSGQYVKVSGVVTCGNVPLESSFRKVPRCVYTSTSLYEYRGWDSKPANSTHRRFTWGLRSSERHVVDFYISDFQSGLRALVKTGYGARVTPYVDDSVVIDVNPENKDLSPEFVRWLGERNLSSDDRVMQLKEGYIKEGSTVSVMGVVQRNDNVLMIVPPPEPFTTGCQWAQCIFPASLEGIVLRFEDTSKIDVIPV; from the exons ATGGGTTCCAGATTCCCATCTCATCAACTGAGCAATGGCCTCTATGTCTCTGGCCGGCCTGAGCAGCCAAAAGAAAGGACTCCAACAATGAGTTCAACTGCTATGCCCTATACTGGTGGCGATATCAAGAAGTCGGGAGAACTGGGTAAAATGTTTGATATCCCCATGGATGGCTCTAAGTCTAGGAAATCCGGACAGTTAAATAATGCTCCTTCAAGGACTGGATCTTTTGGAGGTGCTGCCACACATTCAGGACCTATTACATCTAGCACAGCAACTCGGGCTGGGTACACATCAGGTCCAGTATCTTCAGGTATGTCTGGTTCAACATCCATGAAGAAATCAAATTCTGGGCCACTTAATAAGCATGGCGATCCTCTGAAGAAGTCATCTGGTCCCCAATCTGGTGGAGTGACACGCCAAAATTCTGGCCCCATCCCACCAGTTCTTCCTGCGACAGGTCTTATTACATCTGGGCCCATCTCTTCTGGACCGTTAAATTCATCTGGGGCTCCAAGAAAGGTTTCTGGTCCTTTAGATTCAATGGGATCTATCAAAATACATGGTTCCTCTGTTGCTCACAACCCTGCCGTGACCACTCTTGGCCAAGATGATGAATATTCCTTCAGAAGAAATTTCCCAAAGCCAATACTGTGGTCTGTAATTCTGATATTTGTGATGGGGTTCATTGCTGGTGGTTTTATTCTTGGAGCAGTCCACAATGCCATTCTGCTTATTGTTGTAACAATTCTTTTCGGCACTGTTGCTGCATTATTCATTTGGAATACTTGCTGGGGAAGAAGAGCCATCACAGGTTTCATTTCTCGTCATCCTGACGCTGAACTGAGAACTGCAAAAAGTGGGCAATATGTGAAGGTTTCTGGG GTGGTTACCTGTGGTAATGTACCACTTGAGTCATCCTTCCGGAAAGTTCCTAGATGTGTCTATACATCTACCAGTTTATACGAGTATCGAGGATGGGATTCTAAGCCAGCCAATTCTACACATCGTCGTTTTACATGGGGACTCAGATCATCTGAG AGGCATGTCGTCGACTTCTACATCTCTGACTTTCAGTCTGGATTGAGAGCATTGGTCAAGACTGGCTATGGTGCGAGGGTGACTCCTTACGTTGATGACTCTGTTGTTATTGATGTTAACCCAGAAAACAAAGACTTATCTCCTGAGTTTGTACGATGGTTGGGAGAGAGGAACCTTTCAAGTGATGATCGTGTAATGCAATTGAAAGAAGG GTACATCAAAGAAGGCAGCACGGTTAGTGTGATGGGCGTTGTTCAGAGAAATGACAATGTGCTTATGATTGTGCCTCCACCTGAGCCATTTACGACCGGATGCCAATGGGCCCAGTGTATCTTCCCAGCTAGCCTTGAGggtattgttttaagatttgaagaTACATCAAAAATTGATGTCATACCTGTTTAG